A stretch of the Streptomyces sp. Edi2 genome encodes the following:
- a CDS encoding helix-turn-helix domain-containing protein — protein sequence MPTIVAPPRPAPTAPAAEHDVAGHRVPLAGQWMSTTGGRIAPSGEAWLEAVYWFYKYSPYASAGSHGPKKFGITTWRMAKAIAHLTECRPSVGNLVQWLKLSERTVKYHLAMLRESGLLTYRARGTRVAGCGGRASEFERTIPQAFDDAAGLRTGPSDTLIRSVRGFSQDKIPLLQELHAAARPPRRKKRTKGANRRALKASSGTPSCTPMVGSTSSSSTAGDLNSPSESKLASGQHKSPAPKKPTRRKLNQTGRRYQLAAELIQQVGWLHRAAVPRIAWIVRHVADAGWSTAEVIAVVGLAAPARRVHRPSGFLASRLKGAHLLYDTPAKRTAIVDHWRDSRPAEHDRHAEWWQDDCRRPASRAVAREVDAAFAQLQQPAAPAVDERELAVGDDGLVALEQLTRDEVIELRAAALKDPALVRATLTSCGETYTRRLYSSALVDQVQRLARLGRTVVHGWRPA from the coding sequence GTGCCCACGATCGTTGCACCACCCCGGCCGGCGCCCACGGCGCCCGCCGCGGAGCACGACGTCGCCGGCCACCGCGTGCCCTTGGCCGGTCAGTGGATGTCCACGACCGGCGGCCGCATCGCGCCGAGCGGCGAGGCATGGCTCGAAGCCGTGTACTGGTTCTACAAGTACAGCCCGTACGCCTCCGCCGGCTCCCACGGACCGAAGAAGTTCGGCATCACCACCTGGCGCATGGCCAAGGCGATCGCCCACCTCACCGAGTGCCGCCCCAGCGTCGGCAACCTGGTCCAGTGGCTGAAGCTCTCCGAGCGCACCGTCAAGTACCACCTCGCCATGCTGCGGGAGAGCGGCCTGCTCACCTACCGCGCCAGGGGCACCCGCGTAGCCGGCTGCGGCGGACGGGCCAGCGAGTTCGAGCGCACCATCCCCCAGGCTTTCGACGACGCCGCAGGGCTGCGCACCGGCCCCTCGGACACCCTCATCCGTTCCGTGCGGGGCTTCTCCCAGGACAAGATCCCGCTGCTCCAGGAGCTCCACGCCGCCGCCCGCCCGCCCCGCCGCAAGAAGCGGACAAAGGGTGCTAACCGCCGCGCCCTCAAAGCGTCTTCGGGAACCCCGTCTTGCACCCCAATGGTGGGTAGTACTTCTAGTTCTTCTACTGCGGGTGATCTCAACTCTCCCTCTGAGAGCAAGCTCGCCAGCGGGCAGCACAAGTCCCCCGCCCCCAAGAAGCCCACCCGCCGGAAGCTGAACCAGACCGGCCGCCGCTACCAGCTCGCCGCCGAGCTCATCCAGCAGGTCGGCTGGCTCCACCGCGCTGCCGTCCCGAGGATCGCCTGGATCGTGCGGCACGTCGCCGACGCCGGATGGAGCACGGCGGAGGTCATCGCCGTCGTCGGGCTCGCAGCCCCCGCCCGCCGCGTCCACCGCCCCTCCGGATTCCTCGCCAGCCGCCTCAAGGGCGCGCACCTGCTGTACGACACCCCCGCCAAGCGCACCGCGATCGTCGACCACTGGCGCGACTCACGCCCCGCCGAACACGACCGGCACGCCGAGTGGTGGCAGGACGACTGCCGCAGGCCCGCCAGCCGCGCCGTGGCCCGCGAGGTCGACGCGGCCTTCGCCCAACTGCAGCAGCCCGCCGCCCCGGCGGTTGACGAGCGTGAACTCGCCGTCGGCGACGACGGCCTGGTCGCCCTCGAACAGCTCACCCGCGACGAGGTCATCGAACTGCGCGCCGCCGCGCTCAAGGACCCCGCCCTCGTCCGCGCCACCCTGACCAGCTGCGGCGAGACCTACACCCGCCGCCTGTACAGCTCGGCCCTGGTCGACCAGGTCCAGCGCCTTGCCCGCCTCGGCCGCACAGTCGTGCACGGCTGGAGGCCCGCATGA
- a CDS encoding DUF721 domain-containing protein has translation MSTDEPTGVDLARVALAAAKQAAKERGATTSAKRAPKRRPVARRNGRDPLGLGGALAQLVTERGWETPAAGGSVMDQWPTIVTPEIADNLRPAAFDQSTGRLDLVPATSAWATQARLISAQLIRQANTAVGTEAVRQIRVLPVGARTPMAAPAPAPEPAAPTPRGEIRTRENASPGFHRARAALAPAPAGTPRSPVRTREDGSDGYQRARALLKSPPAVPAADQAPLRTRQDGCDGYRQALAQVGAPAPALRPNEAPVTTRENASSGYQLTRRALLDGRSRPRAGPT, from the coding sequence ATGAGCACCGACGAGCCCACCGGCGTGGACCTGGCGCGCGTCGCCCTGGCCGCCGCGAAGCAGGCCGCCAAGGAGCGCGGCGCCACCACGTCGGCGAAGCGGGCCCCCAAGCGGCGCCCGGTCGCCCGCCGCAACGGCCGCGACCCCCTGGGCCTCGGCGGCGCCCTGGCTCAGCTCGTCACCGAGCGCGGCTGGGAGACCCCCGCGGCCGGCGGGTCCGTGATGGACCAGTGGCCCACGATCGTCACTCCGGAGATCGCCGACAACCTGCGGCCGGCGGCCTTCGACCAGAGCACCGGCCGGCTCGACCTCGTCCCCGCCACCAGTGCCTGGGCCACCCAGGCCCGCCTGATCAGCGCGCAGCTCATCCGCCAGGCCAACACCGCGGTCGGCACCGAAGCCGTACGGCAGATCCGCGTCCTCCCGGTCGGCGCCCGCACCCCCATGGCGGCCCCCGCCCCGGCCCCCGAACCGGCCGCCCCCACGCCGCGCGGAGAGATCCGCACCCGCGAGAACGCCTCGCCCGGATTCCACCGCGCGCGTGCCGCGCTCGCGCCCGCCCCCGCCGGAACGCCCCGGAGCCCGGTCCGCACCCGAGAAGACGGAAGCGACGGCTACCAGCGGGCCCGTGCCCTGCTGAAGAGCCCGCCCGCAGTGCCCGCCGCCGACCAGGCGCCGCTCCGGACTCGGCAGGACGGGTGCGACGGCTATCGGCAGGCGCTCGCCCAAGTCGGGGCCCCCGCACCGGCCCTGCGTCCCAACGAGGCGCCGGTCACCACCCGGGAGAACGCCTCCTCCGGATACCAGCTCACCCGCCGCGCGCTCCTGGACGGCAGGAGCCGCCCCCGCGCCGGACCCACCTGA
- a CDS encoding WhiB family transcriptional regulator, whose product MSSPVLARPEAATPCADADPEIFHDDAQAAAARKLCAGCPLAAHCRTQARDNREWGTWGGETSAERAAAGHPPAGWRGRGHKIALKPCGTPAAYRRHLRAGQKPCRPCKSAEYLRRAERRARPSHPRPSTRTRSQT is encoded by the coding sequence ATGAGCAGCCCGGTCCTCGCCCGCCCGGAGGCGGCCACACCCTGCGCCGACGCCGACCCGGAGATCTTCCACGACGACGCCCAGGCCGCTGCGGCCCGAAAGCTGTGCGCCGGCTGCCCGCTCGCCGCCCACTGCCGCACGCAGGCCCGCGACAACCGGGAGTGGGGCACCTGGGGCGGCGAGACCAGCGCCGAGCGCGCCGCTGCCGGCCACCCGCCCGCCGGCTGGCGCGGCCGCGGACACAAGATCGCGCTCAAGCCCTGCGGCACCCCCGCCGCCTACCGCCGTCACCTGCGGGCCGGCCAGAAGCCCTGCCGGCCCTGCAAGTCCGCCGAATACCTCCGCCGCGCCGAGCGCCGAGCCCGCCCGAGCCACCCGCGACCTTCGACCAGGACGAGGAGCCAGACATGA
- a CDS encoding GNAT family N-acetyltransferase, producing MSTPSTITPAPSEPTTKPEPPFTTRRAHLGDLDLVNALHHACSLDSRFARYATPRRELKASEFARLVHPAAGDSWLTTLHESPEAPETAAAVTHLLRTRTAGVYELAVLVGDPWQGQGLGTWLTDQALAAAAANPDCRTVTAMFGASNRRALRILHRRNVTIPTASAGVIDITLPLPERS from the coding sequence TTGTCCACGCCGAGCACCATCACGCCGGCCCCCAGCGAACCCACCACGAAGCCCGAGCCACCGTTCACCACCCGCCGCGCCCACCTGGGCGACCTCGACCTGGTGAACGCCCTCCATCACGCCTGCTCCCTCGACAGCCGGTTCGCCCGATACGCCACGCCACGCCGCGAGTTGAAGGCATCGGAGTTCGCGCGGCTCGTCCACCCCGCCGCGGGCGACAGCTGGCTCACCACCCTGCACGAAAGCCCCGAGGCCCCCGAGACAGCGGCCGCCGTCACACACCTGCTCAGGACCCGCACCGCCGGCGTCTACGAACTCGCCGTCCTGGTCGGCGATCCCTGGCAAGGCCAGGGCCTGGGGACCTGGCTCACCGACCAGGCGCTCGCCGCGGCCGCCGCCAACCCCGACTGCCGCACCGTCACCGCGATGTTCGGCGCCTCCAACCGTCGCGCCCTGCGCATCCTGCACCGCCGCAACGTCACCATCCCCACCGCCAGTGCCGGCGTCATCGACATCACCCTTCCGCTGCCCGAACGGAGTTGA
- a CDS encoding alpha/beta hydrolase, whose translation MAKLPTPTAELQRPDGARLALYVDGPSDPDLVLVLVHGWQAAASVFNEHVRHLPRPRTRIVRYDQRGHGNSTGGRALPSIPLLADDLKAVIAATAPGTLPVLLAGHSMGGMAVLALAAQHPHLVGDKVTAALLAATTSGGLDLATAPNPPLKRVIGMTRHAMAALCIHAPVPAHRIRELVRPRPYPQPPIDHAARWFKALMRHDVAEQLEALARIPVHILVGENDQTIPPIHALRLAAQIPTSHLHVVPGGSHRLPTQHPEAFLTVLERACADALPPARRWHRRLARRDRAAMLLAPGRGGTADSRAS comes from the coding sequence GTGGCAAAGCTGCCCACCCCCACCGCCGAGCTCCAGCGACCGGACGGAGCCCGCCTCGCCCTCTACGTCGACGGGCCCAGTGATCCCGACCTCGTGCTCGTCCTGGTCCACGGATGGCAGGCGGCGGCCTCCGTCTTCAACGAGCACGTGCGCCACCTTCCGCGCCCACGCACCCGCATCGTCCGCTACGACCAGCGCGGGCACGGCAACTCCACCGGCGGCCGAGCCCTGCCGTCCATCCCGCTCCTCGCCGACGACCTCAAGGCCGTCATCGCCGCCACCGCCCCCGGCACGCTGCCCGTCCTGCTGGCCGGGCACTCCATGGGCGGCATGGCCGTCCTCGCGCTCGCCGCCCAGCACCCGCACCTCGTCGGCGACAAAGTCACCGCCGCCCTGCTCGCCGCGACCACCTCCGGCGGCCTCGACCTTGCCACCGCCCCCAACCCTCCGCTGAAACGCGTGATCGGGATGACCCGCCATGCCATGGCCGCCCTCTGCATCCACGCCCCGGTGCCGGCCCACCGCATCCGCGAACTCGTGCGGCCCCGCCCCTACCCCCAACCCCCGATCGACCACGCCGCTCGCTGGTTCAAGGCCCTCATGAGACACGACGTCGCCGAGCAGCTCGAAGCCCTCGCCCGGATTCCGGTGCACATCCTCGTCGGCGAGAACGACCAGACCATCCCGCCCATCCACGCCCTGCGGCTCGCGGCGCAGATCCCCACCTCCCACCTCCACGTGGTCCCCGGCGGCAGCCACCGGCTACCCACCCAGCACCCCGAGGCCTTCCTCACGGTCCTGGAACGGGCCTGCGCCGACGCCCTCCCACCCGCCCGCCGATGGCACCGCCGCCTCGCCCGCCGCGACCGCGCGGCGATGCTCCTCGCGCCGGGAAGAGGCGGTACGGCAGACTCACGAGCCAGCTGA
- a CDS encoding GNAT family N-acetyltransferase yields MKPVGIALDSVWPAELRTERLLLRPVTPEDADVVRELLTDERVRTYLGGPASPERVAARQAAYPQTPGAWAIVRVADGQAVGLAGIGADPRCEDRAEVSYQLLPSAWGGGLGREAVGAIVGWWTAAVPDGGPVVAVTQASNARSRRLLESLGMVLVDELDEYGARQCVYTPGGDQEDSDLRWLRLTASHLDEVERRRGAQARATAAGQHLPEDLSVLTAEEVARLCPARHGTYGRICAHAAGHAPTLHLGRAPDGAWIAWLENSAA; encoded by the coding sequence ATGAAGCCCGTCGGCATCGCCCTGGACAGCGTCTGGCCCGCTGAGCTGCGCACTGAACGGCTGCTCCTTCGACCGGTCACTCCGGAGGACGCCGACGTCGTACGCGAGCTGCTGACCGACGAGAGGGTGCGCACCTACCTGGGCGGCCCCGCCTCGCCCGAGCGCGTCGCCGCCCGACAGGCCGCATACCCGCAGACGCCCGGCGCCTGGGCCATCGTCCGAGTCGCCGACGGCCAGGCGGTCGGACTGGCAGGCATCGGCGCCGACCCGCGGTGCGAAGACCGGGCCGAGGTCTCCTACCAACTGCTCCCCTCCGCCTGGGGCGGCGGGCTGGGACGCGAGGCGGTCGGCGCCATCGTCGGCTGGTGGACAGCAGCGGTGCCCGACGGCGGCCCGGTCGTCGCCGTCACGCAGGCGTCCAATGCCCGCTCGCGCCGCCTGCTGGAGTCGCTCGGCATGGTCCTCGTCGACGAGCTCGACGAGTACGGAGCCCGGCAGTGCGTCTACACCCCCGGCGGCGACCAGGAAGACTCCGACCTGCGCTGGCTACGCCTGACCGCCTCGCACCTGGACGAGGTCGAGCGCCGGCGCGGCGCGCAGGCCCGCGCCACCGCCGCAGGGCAGCACCTCCCGGAGGACCTTTCGGTCCTCACCGCCGAGGAAGTGGCTCGGCTCTGTCCCGCCCGCCATGGGACCTACGGCCGGATCTGCGCCCACGCGGCCGGCCACGCGCCGACCCTCCACCTGGGCCGGGCGCCCGACGGTGCCTGGATCGCCTGGCTGGAAAACTCGGCAGCGTGA
- a CDS encoding DNA ligase encodes MEFPVAVALAQAVPELPAGRGWWFEPKLDGHRTILWCEAGRVRLQSRSGRDVTGAWTDLARAARRLPAGTVLDGEAVVYIAGQVDFSAAQARAASSPARAAQLAARWPASFAAWDILAHAELGDIRSRPYVERRALLLDVLEGVGPPLQAVPATDDRDTALVWYEALRAQGVEGLVAKHATSTYRAARIWRKVRHADTLDVAVVGFTGPRSRPRALAVRLPNGRTVLSQTVSAPVGHEVVARMADVGPGRPARTESGVAFEAVETGLVAEVLAGTTRHGVVTVTRLR; translated from the coding sequence GTGGAGTTCCCTGTGGCGGTGGCCCTCGCCCAGGCCGTGCCGGAGCTGCCGGCTGGCCGGGGTTGGTGGTTTGAGCCGAAACTGGATGGTCACAGAACGATCTTGTGGTGCGAGGCGGGCCGGGTGCGGCTGCAGTCCCGTTCCGGGCGGGACGTGACCGGCGCCTGGACAGATCTGGCGCGCGCCGCTCGCCGGCTGCCGGCCGGCACGGTCCTGGACGGCGAGGCGGTCGTCTACATAGCGGGGCAGGTCGACTTCAGCGCGGCGCAGGCTCGCGCTGCCTCGTCCCCCGCCCGCGCCGCCCAGCTGGCGGCGCGGTGGCCGGCGTCGTTCGCCGCGTGGGACATCCTGGCGCACGCCGAGCTCGGGGATATCCGGTCCCGCCCGTACGTCGAGCGGCGGGCGCTCCTGCTCGATGTTCTGGAGGGCGTGGGCCCCCCGCTGCAGGCCGTGCCGGCCACTGACGATCGCGACACCGCTCTGGTCTGGTACGAGGCGCTTCGCGCCCAGGGCGTGGAGGGCCTGGTCGCCAAGCACGCCACCTCGACGTACCGGGCAGCGAGGATCTGGCGGAAGGTACGCCATGCCGACACCCTCGACGTCGCTGTCGTCGGTTTCACCGGTCCGCGGTCGCGGCCCCGGGCCTTGGCGGTGCGGCTGCCGAACGGGCGGACTGTCCTGTCCCAGACCGTGAGCGCGCCGGTCGGGCACGAGGTCGTGGCGCGGATGGCCGACGTGGGTCCCGGGCGCCCCGCGCGCACCGAGTCCGGGGTGGCGTTCGAGGCAGTGGAGACGGGGCTCGTCGCCGAGGTCCTGGCCGGGACCACGCGGCATGGGGTGGTGACGGTGACCCGGCTGCGGTGA
- a CDS encoding 3'-5' exonuclease — protein sequence MTALMDNLCGTTFVVIDFEALTPTGRPAEPTEVAALALVVRDGHLVEDGRFESLIQPPSDVPITSRDLAHGMSEAALRRAPVPAVVLAGLDQKLTAPPYRLVAQHASTEAGLIARQRQHCPVLSSTPFLDTLKMAKQVLRGMSSYGLDALLRYYGISQPAGRHRAMPDVEVTADVFRRLLCDGALAGHWSTLLDLDASAGLRPKPETCIDASAQDGLFDVRNA from the coding sequence ATGACAGCGCTGATGGACAACCTGTGCGGCACGACCTTCGTGGTGATCGACTTCGAAGCGCTCACCCCGACGGGCCGGCCCGCGGAACCAACCGAGGTCGCAGCCCTCGCTCTGGTCGTCCGAGACGGACATCTTGTCGAGGACGGCCGCTTCGAGTCCTTGATCCAGCCGCCTTCGGATGTGCCGATCACTTCCCGGGACCTGGCACACGGGATGAGCGAAGCCGCCCTGCGGCGGGCCCCCGTACCGGCCGTGGTGCTCGCCGGGCTCGACCAGAAACTGACCGCACCGCCATACCGGCTCGTGGCCCAGCATGCTTCGACCGAGGCCGGACTGATCGCCCGCCAGCGCCAGCACTGCCCCGTGCTGAGTTCCACCCCGTTCCTGGACACCCTCAAGATGGCCAAGCAGGTCCTCCGCGGCATGTCGTCGTACGGGCTGGACGCGCTGCTGCGCTACTACGGCATCTCGCAACCAGCCGGCCGTCACCGGGCGATGCCCGATGTAGAGGTCACCGCCGACGTGTTCCGACGGCTGCTCTGCGACGGCGCTCTCGCCGGTCACTGGTCCACACTGCTCGACCTCGATGCCTCTGCCGGGCTCCGGCCCAAGCCGGAGACCTGCATCGACGCCTCAGCGCAGGACGGCCTCTTCGACGTCCGGAACGCGTAA
- a CDS encoding DUF6573 family protein, translating to MDDQYGPVVASYTRAEFIEDGALIEIPPKLASDAGFEVPLLITAGAQGEFVAGTDGGEDERLRTVLSAVARAVARAPANEVCFVVPAEDMPTTQASTGVDRLLAITEPGDTGEPVMTLMLPHEM from the coding sequence ATGGATGACCAGTACGGACCGGTGGTCGCTTCCTACACACGGGCAGAGTTCATCGAGGACGGCGCCCTCATCGAAATCCCGCCCAAGCTGGCCTCCGACGCCGGCTTCGAGGTTCCGCTGCTCATCACCGCCGGCGCCCAAGGAGAATTCGTGGCCGGCACCGACGGCGGTGAGGACGAGCGGCTGCGCACGGTGCTGTCGGCGGTGGCGAGGGCCGTGGCGAGGGCGCCCGCGAACGAGGTGTGCTTCGTGGTGCCTGCCGAGGACATGCCCACCACGCAGGCATCCACCGGCGTCGACCGGCTCCTCGCCATCACCGAGCCCGGTGATACGGGCGAGCCCGTCATGACCTTGATGCTTCCCCACGAAATGTGA
- a CDS encoding lysophospholipid acyltransferase family protein codes for MLSRIADLLVPAVGRLSVTTDTDAHLAPGSILAANHTSLADPAIVVAALRRLGVEPVIMAAAGLWHVPLLGRALAREGHIPVVRRDRRAANALDLAVDALDRGRLVLIYAEGGLPRRRDAAEAAPGSFRSGLARLVESTGAPVVPVGQAGARRVTSGGAVKQLAGLATAPLRRPDLHVHVGAPLVLTGDRAVRTARARTAVTTAWRTAAAHLGEPAALVA; via the coding sequence ATGCTCAGCCGCATCGCAGACCTTCTGGTGCCCGCCGTCGGCCGCCTGTCGGTGACCACCGACACGGACGCCCACCTGGCGCCGGGCAGCATCCTCGCTGCGAACCACACCTCCCTCGCCGATCCCGCCATCGTCGTTGCGGCCCTGCGGCGTCTCGGTGTCGAGCCGGTCATCATGGCGGCCGCCGGCCTGTGGCACGTCCCGCTGCTCGGCCGCGCGCTTGCACGCGAGGGCCACATCCCCGTCGTCCGCCGCGACCGGCGCGCCGCGAACGCGCTGGACCTGGCCGTCGACGCCCTGGACCGGGGACGGCTGGTCCTTATCTACGCCGAGGGCGGGCTGCCGCGCCGCAGGGACGCGGCCGAAGCGGCGCCCGGGTCCTTCCGCAGCGGCCTGGCCCGGCTTGTCGAGAGCACCGGGGCTCCCGTTGTTCCCGTGGGTCAGGCCGGCGCCCGCCGGGTCACCTCGGGCGGCGCCGTAAAGCAGCTCGCAGGTCTTGCCACCGCCCCCCTGCGCCGACCCGACCTGCACGTCCATGTAGGTGCGCCACTGGTGCTGACCGGCGACCGCGCCGTACGGACGGCGCGAGCCAGGACCGCGGTGACCACGGCGTGGCGGACGGCGGCAGCCCACCTGGGCGAGCCCGCCGCGCTCGTCGCGTAG
- a CDS encoding DUF6292 family protein: MPKNRTTAQQRARQIQHAPGTRLPYGKALEAARSRQLHPDQARKTLRELAEADDIAVSWRDRLRGHLAAADHADWPTMEDAVALCEDLYRLAGAPAPAEVLPDIPPALRYFPLDQLRDALKKGSAPDYLCAGIPALTGPLRHLLRRPYGSRPQQDDVTYRVRKAAMSPSRRQVTVHTVDGLHIEDIPFPRPWGTPATTGYFTCESAPGREDLARAVLAHALGGAAPTSRASCGACHGNGWLTALDPEHEAHVPAYRPDGGHVCICGGCRGTGLRPLPADLFAATFLRRLQARTGPEVSRREILEWTAAHAPAQPAVQTWCAEGPQDAYVQQVVAAVADAGFTVIRTSAPDGYELDFDEQGVLGAHFAVGGEAALRTFATDSVLLFWFSDRGWSVTGFGEVRRLLPADLVPEPRAVAQALMATESAAPLSSRSPLHLDPYTAVLAYLTPTRP, from the coding sequence ATGCCAAAGAACCGGACCACCGCACAGCAGCGGGCCCGACAGATCCAGCACGCTCCTGGCACCCGCCTCCCGTACGGGAAGGCCCTGGAAGCCGCACGCAGCCGTCAACTTCACCCCGACCAGGCACGCAAGACGCTGCGGGAGCTCGCCGAAGCAGACGACATCGCCGTGTCCTGGCGCGACCGCCTTCGAGGACACCTGGCCGCCGCGGACCACGCCGACTGGCCCACCATGGAAGACGCGGTAGCGCTGTGCGAGGACCTCTACCGGCTGGCAGGCGCCCCCGCCCCGGCCGAGGTCCTGCCGGACATCCCTCCGGCGCTCCGGTACTTCCCGCTCGACCAGCTGCGTGACGCGCTGAAGAAGGGAAGCGCACCCGACTACCTGTGCGCCGGCATCCCCGCGCTCACCGGTCCGCTCCGCCATCTGCTCCGGCGTCCGTACGGCTCACGCCCCCAGCAGGACGACGTCACTTACCGGGTGCGGAAGGCGGCGATGTCACCGTCGCGCCGGCAGGTGACCGTCCACACCGTCGACGGCCTGCACATCGAGGACATCCCCTTCCCCCGCCCCTGGGGCACACCGGCCACCACCGGGTACTTCACCTGCGAGAGTGCCCCGGGCCGCGAGGACCTGGCCCGCGCAGTCCTCGCGCACGCACTCGGCGGTGCCGCGCCGACCAGCCGCGCCTCCTGCGGAGCCTGCCACGGCAATGGCTGGCTGACCGCCCTGGACCCGGAGCACGAGGCGCACGTTCCCGCCTACCGGCCGGACGGCGGCCACGTGTGCATCTGCGGCGGATGCCGGGGCACGGGCCTGCGCCCGCTTCCCGCGGACCTGTTCGCCGCGACTTTCCTTCGCCGGCTCCAGGCCCGCACCGGCCCGGAAGTGTCCCGCCGCGAGATCCTGGAGTGGACCGCCGCGCACGCACCTGCGCAGCCGGCTGTCCAGACCTGGTGCGCCGAGGGCCCCCAGGACGCCTACGTGCAACAAGTCGTCGCTGCCGTGGCCGACGCCGGCTTCACCGTCATCAGGACCAGTGCCCCCGACGGCTACGAACTCGACTTCGACGAACAAGGAGTCCTCGGAGCGCACTTCGCCGTCGGCGGTGAGGCCGCTCTGCGTACGTTCGCGACGGACTCCGTGCTGCTGTTCTGGTTCAGCGACCGAGGCTGGTCGGTCACCGGGTTCGGGGAGGTCCGCCGGCTACTGCCCGCTGATCTGGTCCCCGAGCCGCGTGCCGTCGCGCAGGCACTGATGGCGACCGAGAGCGCAGCGCCCTTGTCCAGCCGGTCGCCGCTCCATCTCGACCCCTACACGGCTGTGCTGGCCTACCTGACGCCGACGCGCCCGTAA